A portion of the Micromonospora vinacea genome contains these proteins:
- a CDS encoding NAD(P)/FAD-dependent oxidoreductase: protein MRENINVVVVGGGYAGVMAANRLSQRDNVTVTLVNPRPSFVHRIRLHQLVGGTGDAVVGYREVLADRVRLVVDTATRIDAAERTVSLANESTVGYDYLIYAVGSGSAVPSVPGASEYAHNMASLEEAQQLRAVLDATPTTDVVTVVGGGATGIEVAAELAAEGRTVTLACGKVLHPYLHPRIRRTFAKRLAKLGVTIIDGPGAKVTAVSRDAVLLGDGRELRSTVTVWTAGFSVPDLAARSGLTTDAAGRLLTDETLTSIDDDRIVAAGDSAAPSDMPLRMSCQSANPLGAHAADTVLARIAGGQPATIAIGFFGQCVSLGRGAATVQIASKNDVAKGFAVGGLLGAKIKSSSFPGLIEHLAHEAHKPGSYTWKFRDDTRHQRLQALAAR, encoded by the coding sequence ATGAGGGAGAACATCAACGTGGTCGTGGTCGGCGGCGGATATGCCGGCGTCATGGCGGCCAACCGCCTCAGCCAGCGCGACAACGTGACCGTTACGCTGGTCAACCCGCGGCCGAGCTTCGTTCACCGCATTCGCCTGCACCAGCTCGTCGGCGGAACCGGCGACGCGGTCGTCGGCTACCGGGAGGTCCTGGCCGACCGCGTCCGGCTGGTGGTCGACACCGCGACCCGGATCGACGCGGCCGAGCGCACCGTTTCGTTGGCGAACGAAAGCACGGTGGGCTACGACTACCTCATCTACGCGGTGGGCAGCGGCAGCGCCGTCCCGAGTGTGCCCGGAGCATCCGAGTACGCCCACAACATGGCCAGCCTGGAGGAGGCACAGCAACTGCGGGCGGTGCTCGACGCCACACCGACGACGGACGTGGTGACGGTGGTCGGAGGGGGCGCGACAGGCATCGAGGTCGCCGCCGAGTTGGCGGCCGAGGGCCGCACCGTGACCCTTGCGTGTGGCAAGGTGCTCCACCCGTATCTGCACCCGAGGATTCGCCGCACGTTCGCCAAGCGGCTGGCCAAGCTCGGGGTGACCATCATCGACGGTCCTGGTGCGAAGGTCACCGCGGTGAGCCGCGACGCCGTCCTGCTCGGGGACGGCCGCGAGCTGCGCAGCACGGTGACCGTCTGGACGGCCGGGTTCAGCGTCCCCGACCTGGCTGCCCGCAGCGGGCTCACGACCGACGCGGCCGGACGTCTCCTGACCGACGAGACGCTTACCAGCATCGACGACGACCGCATCGTCGCCGCTGGGGACTCGGCCGCACCGTCGGACATGCCGCTACGGATGAGCTGCCAGTCGGCCAATCCACTCGGCGCCCATGCGGCCGACACCGTGCTCGCTCGGATCGCGGGCGGACAGCCCGCGACCATCGCCATCGGCTTCTTCGGGCAGTGCGTCAGCCTGGGCCGCGGCGCCGCCACCGTACAGATCGCCTCGAAGAACGACGTTGCCAAGGGTTTCGCTGTCGGCGGCCTCCTCGGCGCGAAGATCAAGAGCAGCAGTTTCCCCGGCCTGATCGAGCACCTGGCGCATGAGGCGCACAAGCCCGGCTCCTACACCTGGAAGTTCCGCGATGACACCCGTCATCAGCGGCTCCAGGCGCTCGCCGCCCGCTGA
- a CDS encoding RNA polymerase sigma-70 factor — protein sequence MNTPPADPATETFVAHRNLLFTVAYEMLGSAADAEDVLQETWLRWVKVDLARVNDQRAYLVRVTTRQSLNRLRTMQRRKEAYVGSWLPEPLLTAPDVADDVELAENMSMALMLVLETLAPTERAVFVLREVFDVSYDEIAAALDKSPSAVRQIAYRARQHVDARRPRQVVPASLTRAALDSLRHAIETGDLRGLLDVLAPDVVLVADGGGIKQAALRPVIGADKVARMFVTGIAKVDSILTAEPTVVNGNPSLVLRLDGQLDGILAVRVEDAGITGLYYVRNPEKLTRVESATPLTLR from the coding sequence GTGAATACGCCGCCAGCCGACCCTGCCACTGAAACCTTCGTGGCCCACCGGAACCTGCTGTTCACCGTCGCCTACGAGATGCTCGGATCGGCGGCCGACGCCGAAGACGTCCTTCAGGAGACCTGGCTGCGCTGGGTCAAAGTGGACCTGGCGCGGGTGAACGACCAGCGGGCCTACCTGGTCCGGGTCACCACCCGGCAGTCGCTCAACCGGCTGCGTACGATGCAGCGTCGCAAGGAGGCGTACGTCGGCTCCTGGCTGCCGGAGCCGCTGCTCACCGCACCGGACGTGGCTGACGACGTCGAGCTCGCGGAGAACATGTCGATGGCGCTCATGCTCGTCCTCGAAACGTTGGCACCGACCGAACGTGCCGTGTTCGTCCTACGTGAAGTCTTCGACGTCAGTTACGACGAGATCGCGGCAGCCCTCGACAAGAGCCCTTCGGCGGTCCGCCAGATCGCATACCGCGCCCGCCAGCACGTCGACGCCCGCCGCCCACGCCAGGTGGTTCCTGCGAGTTTGACCCGGGCGGCACTGGACTCGCTGCGGCACGCGATCGAAACCGGGGACCTGCGAGGCCTGCTCGACGTGCTCGCCCCAGACGTGGTCCTGGTGGCCGACGGCGGTGGCATCAAACAGGCTGCGTTGCGGCCGGTCATCGGCGCCGACAAGGTGGCCCGCATGTTCGTCACCGGCATCGCCAAGGTGGACAGCATCCTCACCGCCGAGCCCACCGTGGTCAACGGCAACCCATCACTCGTGCTGCGCCTGGACGGCCAGCTCGACGGAATCCTCGCCGTCCGCGTCGAGGACGCCGGCATCACCGGTCTCTACTACGTCCGCAATCCGGAAAAGCTCACCCGCGTCGAGTCTGCAACCCCGCTCACCCTGCGATGA
- a CDS encoding succinate dehydrogenase/fumarate reductase iron-sulfur subunit yields the protein MNLTLRIWRQKGPEDKGRMVTYPVDDVSPDMSFLEMLDVLNERLILAGEDPVAFDHDCREGICGMCGLMINGDAHGPQRGTTACQLHMRQFKDGETIDIEPWRASAFPVVKDLVVNRSAFDKIIAAGGYVTAPTGSAPEAHSTPVAKANADAAFESAACIGCGACVAACPNGSGMLFTAAKLTQLSLLPQGQPERYTRVIGMVDAHDEAGFGGCTNAGECTPACPKGIPLNTIGRLNRDYLAATAKGANNTPGS from the coding sequence GTGAACCTGACCCTGCGCATCTGGCGCCAGAAGGGCCCTGAGGACAAGGGTCGGATGGTGACCTACCCGGTCGACGACGTGTCCCCGGACATGTCGTTCCTGGAGATGCTCGACGTGCTCAACGAACGGCTGATCCTCGCGGGCGAGGACCCGGTGGCGTTCGACCACGACTGCCGCGAGGGCATCTGCGGCATGTGCGGCCTGATGATCAACGGCGACGCGCACGGGCCGCAGCGCGGCACCACCGCGTGCCAGCTGCACATGCGGCAGTTCAAGGACGGCGAGACCATCGACATCGAGCCGTGGCGGGCCAGCGCCTTCCCGGTCGTCAAGGACCTGGTCGTCAACCGGAGCGCCTTCGACAAGATCATCGCAGCTGGCGGCTACGTCACAGCGCCCACCGGCAGCGCGCCCGAAGCCCACTCCACCCCGGTCGCCAAGGCCAACGCCGACGCCGCCTTCGAGTCGGCCGCCTGCATCGGTTGCGGCGCCTGCGTGGCAGCCTGCCCGAACGGCTCTGGCATGCTCTTCACCGCCGCCAAGCTCACCCAACTCTCGCTCCTGCCGCAGGGCCAGCCGGAGCGCTACACCCGGGTGATCGGCATGGTCGACGCGCACGACGAGGCCGGCTTCGGCGGCTGCACCAACGCCGGCGAATGCACCCCGGCCTGCCCGAAGGGCATCCCGCTGAACACCATCGGCCGGCTCAACCGCGACTACCTCGCGGCCACCGCCAAGGGAGCCAACAACACCCCCGGTTCCTGA
- a CDS encoding fumarate reductase/succinate dehydrogenase flavoprotein subunit encodes MELFTEGDPIADTKAPAGPVEKRWETRRFEAKLVNPANRRKMTVIVVGTGLAGGSAAATLAEQGYHVKSYCYQDSPRRAHSIAAQGGINAAKNYRNDGDSVHRLFYDTVKGGDFRSRESNVHRLAEVSVNIIDQCVAQGVPFAREYGGLLDTRSFGGAQVQRTFYARGQTGQQLLLGAYQALERQIGLGNVEMNARHEMLELVLVDGKARGIVVRDLVTGEISTEMADAVVLASGGYGNVFYLSTNAKGCNVTATWRAHRKGAYFANPCYTQIHPTCIPVSGDHQSKLTLMSESLRNDGRVWVPKTKGDDRSPKDIPEDERDYYLERIYPSFGNLVPRDIASRAAKNVCDEGRGVGPTKLGVYLDFADAIGRLGRKAIEAKYGNLFEMYERITGEDPYEVPMRIYPAVHYTMGGLWVDYDLQSNIPGLFVIGEANFSDHGANRLGASALMQGLADGYFVLPTTIANYLASGPLEKVDASHPAAVEARTDVEDRVQRLLAVNGDRTVDSFHRELGQIMWEHCGMERSEAGLRKAIDEIRALREQFWQRVKVSGTGEELNQSLEKAGRVADFFELAELMCIDALHREESCGGHFRAEHQTPDGEAQRDDDRFAYVAAWEFTADGEPSVLHKEDLKFEYVHPTQRSYK; translated from the coding sequence ATGGAACTCTTCACCGAGGGCGACCCGATCGCCGACACCAAGGCTCCCGCCGGCCCGGTCGAGAAGCGTTGGGAGACCCGGCGCTTCGAGGCCAAGCTGGTCAACCCCGCGAACCGCCGCAAGATGACGGTGATCGTGGTCGGCACCGGCCTGGCCGGCGGCTCCGCCGCCGCGACCCTGGCCGAGCAGGGCTACCACGTCAAGTCCTACTGCTACCAGGACAGCCCGCGCCGGGCGCACTCCATCGCGGCACAGGGCGGCATCAACGCGGCGAAGAACTACCGCAACGACGGCGACTCCGTGCACCGGCTCTTCTACGACACCGTCAAGGGCGGCGACTTCCGCTCCCGGGAGTCGAACGTGCACCGGCTCGCCGAGGTGTCGGTCAACATCATCGACCAGTGCGTCGCCCAGGGGGTGCCGTTCGCCCGCGAGTACGGCGGCCTGCTGGACACCCGCTCCTTCGGTGGCGCCCAGGTGCAGCGCACCTTCTACGCCCGGGGCCAGACCGGCCAGCAGTTGCTGCTCGGCGCGTACCAGGCCCTCGAACGGCAGATCGGCCTGGGCAACGTGGAGATGAACGCCCGGCACGAGATGCTGGAGCTGGTTCTCGTCGACGGCAAGGCCCGGGGCATCGTGGTCCGGGACCTGGTCACCGGCGAGATCAGCACCGAGATGGCCGACGCCGTGGTGCTCGCCTCCGGCGGCTACGGCAACGTCTTCTACCTCTCCACCAACGCCAAGGGCTGCAACGTCACCGCCACCTGGCGCGCGCACCGCAAGGGCGCGTACTTCGCCAACCCGTGCTACACGCAGATCCACCCGACCTGCATCCCGGTCTCCGGCGACCACCAGTCGAAGCTGACCCTGATGAGCGAGTCGCTGCGCAACGATGGCCGGGTCTGGGTGCCGAAGACCAAGGGCGACGACCGCAGCCCGAAGGACATCCCGGAAGACGAGCGGGACTACTACCTGGAGCGGATCTACCCCTCCTTCGGCAACCTGGTCCCCCGCGACATCGCCTCCCGCGCCGCGAAGAACGTGTGCGACGAGGGCCGGGGCGTCGGGCCGACCAAGCTCGGCGTCTACCTCGACTTCGCCGACGCGATCGGGCGGCTGGGCCGCAAGGCCATCGAGGCCAAGTACGGCAACCTCTTCGAGATGTACGAGCGGATCACCGGCGAGGACCCGTACGAGGTGCCGATGCGCATCTACCCCGCCGTGCACTACACGATGGGCGGCCTGTGGGTCGACTACGACCTCCAGTCGAACATCCCCGGCCTGTTCGTGATCGGTGAGGCGAACTTCTCCGACCACGGCGCGAACCGGCTCGGCGCCTCGGCGCTGATGCAGGGCCTCGCCGACGGCTACTTCGTGCTGCCCACCACCATCGCCAACTACCTGGCCTCCGGTCCGCTGGAGAAGGTCGACGCCAGCCACCCGGCGGCCGTCGAGGCACGCACCGACGTCGAGGACCGCGTCCAGCGGCTGCTCGCGGTGAACGGCGACCGGACCGTGGACTCGTTCCACCGGGAACTGGGCCAGATCATGTGGGAGCACTGCGGCATGGAGCGCAGCGAGGCCGGGCTGCGCAAGGCGATCGACGAGATCCGCGCCCTGCGCGAACAGTTCTGGCAGCGGGTCAAGGTGTCCGGCACCGGCGAGGAACTCAACCAGTCGCTGGAGAAGGCCGGCCGGGTGGCCGACTTCTTCGAACTGGCCGAGCTGATGTGCATCGACGCCCTGCACCGCGAGGAGTCCTGCGGCGGCCACTTCCGGGCCGAGCACCAGACCCCCGACGGTGAGGCGCAGCGCGACGACGACCGGTTCGCGTACGTGGCGGCCTGGGAGTTCACCGCCGACGGCGAGCCCTCGGTGCTGCACAAGGAAGACCTGAAGTTCGAATACGTCCACCCCACGCAGCGGAGCTACAAGTGA
- a CDS encoding succinate dehydrogenase cytochrome b subunit, producing MTKTRSPIRSNVGLKAVMAVTGILLALFLIAHMLGNLKVFTGETSFDHYAHWLRDIGKPLLPGVWFLWILRTVLVVAVVAHIVAATVLARRARAARPVKYAHRKKVNGSYAARTMRWGGVIILLFVIYHLLDLTTGTLNPVGDASKPYGNVVADFAPERWYVTLFYTLAILAVGFHLRHGAFSAFRSLGQQTPRGERRARTAALVFAVLLCAGYLVVPFAVLTGLVS from the coding sequence ATCACGAAAACTCGGTCGCCCATCCGCTCGAACGTCGGCCTCAAGGCCGTCATGGCGGTGACGGGCATCCTGCTGGCGCTGTTCCTCATCGCCCACATGCTCGGGAACCTGAAGGTGTTCACGGGGGAGACCTCGTTCGACCACTACGCGCACTGGCTGCGTGACATCGGCAAGCCACTGCTGCCCGGCGTCTGGTTCCTGTGGATCCTGCGCACCGTGCTGGTCGTGGCGGTCGTCGCCCACATCGTGGCCGCCACCGTGCTGGCCCGGCGGGCCCGCGCCGCCCGCCCGGTCAAGTACGCCCACCGCAAGAAGGTCAACGGCAGCTACGCGGCCCGCACGATGCGCTGGGGTGGCGTGATCATCCTGCTCTTCGTGATCTACCACCTGCTGGACCTGACCACCGGCACGCTGAACCCGGTCGGCGACGCCAGCAAGCCGTACGGCAACGTCGTCGCCGACTTCGCCCCGGAACGCTGGTACGTCACGCTCTTCTACACGCTGGCCATCCTCGCGGTGGGCTTCCACCTGCGCCACGGCGCGTTCAGCGCGTTCCGCAGCCTCGGCCAGCAGACGCCGCGCGGCGAGCGCAGGGCGCGTACCGCGGCTCTGGTCTTCGCCGTGCTGCTCTGCGCCGGGTACCTGGTGGTCCCGTTCGCCGTACTCACCGGATTGGTGTCCTGA
- a CDS encoding LysR family transcriptional regulator, which translates to MQLHQLRYFVAVAEVRHFTQAADIVGITQPSLSKQIHALEADLGAPLFERVRGNIALTAAGEVLLPLATRILADVETATREVQELVGLRRGRVRLGATPSLATSLAPPVLRRFRDAHPTIDLRVEEGGSQDLVRDLLRGDLDLALIIMPAQGADPGLRVDPILRESLVVASVGEVATASATGELRITDLRDQPMVMFREGYDLRDATIQACREAGFEPTFAVDGGEMDAVLSFVEAGLGIALVPGIVLARRPGVRITPLAPPGVRRTIAVARRRDVVPTHAGRELRRILLDYVQSAIDEAKLPPGVEPR; encoded by the coding sequence ATGCAGCTCCATCAGCTCCGGTACTTCGTCGCGGTGGCCGAAGTACGACATTTCACCCAAGCCGCCGACATCGTGGGCATCACTCAGCCTTCTCTCAGTAAGCAAATTCACGCTCTGGAGGCCGACCTCGGAGCGCCGCTGTTCGAGCGGGTAAGGGGCAACATCGCGCTCACCGCGGCGGGTGAGGTGCTGCTGCCGTTGGCCACCCGGATCCTCGCCGACGTGGAGACCGCGACCCGGGAGGTCCAGGAGTTGGTCGGGCTGCGCCGGGGCCGGGTCCGGCTCGGGGCCACCCCCAGTCTGGCCACCTCGCTCGCCCCGCCGGTGCTGCGCCGGTTCCGCGACGCGCACCCCACCATCGACCTGCGCGTCGAGGAGGGCGGCTCCCAGGACCTGGTCCGCGACCTCCTGCGCGGCGACCTCGACCTGGCTCTGATCATCATGCCGGCGCAGGGGGCCGACCCGGGGCTGCGGGTCGACCCCATCCTGCGGGAGAGCCTGGTGGTGGCCTCGGTGGGCGAGGTGGCGACCGCGTCGGCGACCGGGGAGCTGCGCATCACCGACCTGCGGGACCAGCCCATGGTGATGTTCCGGGAGGGGTACGACCTGCGCGACGCGACCATCCAGGCGTGCCGGGAGGCGGGCTTCGAACCGACCTTCGCGGTGGACGGCGGCGAGATGGACGCGGTGCTCAGCTTCGTCGAGGCGGGGCTCGGCATCGCGCTCGTGCCCGGCATCGTCCTGGCCCGCCGGCCGGGCGTGCGGATCACCCCGCTCGCCCCACCCGGGGTGCGGCGGACCATCGCGGTGGCCCGCCGGCGCGACGTCGTACCCACCCACGCCGGTCGGGAGCTCCGGCGCATCCTGCTCGACTACGTGCAGTCCGCGATTGACGAAGCGAAGCTGCCTCCCGGGGTCGAGCCTCGTTGA
- the rfbB gene encoding dTDP-glucose 4,6-dehydratase yields MRILVTGGAGFIGSHFARSLLGGRYVGFEDCDVTVIDKLTYASDRANLPAAHPRLTFVRGDICDRQLLADLVPGHDAVVHFAAESHVDRSIDDPAPFFETNVMGSHHLMSACARGGVSRVVHVSTDEVYGSINEGSWNESCVLEPNSPYAASKAASDHVVRSYWRTYDVDVSITRCANNYGPYQHVEKVIPRFVTSLLTGQDITLHGDGSAVREWLHVDDHCRAIALVLAKGRAGEVYNIGGDLELTNRALTERILRLAGAGWDRVRHVPDRKVQDQRYSLDFRKISEELGFEPQIRFEDGLTEVFHWYRENRAWWTPTATEPRSAALTSSVRGVPASRALSVQAR; encoded by the coding sequence ATGAGGATCCTGGTTACCGGCGGCGCTGGCTTCATCGGGTCGCATTTCGCGCGCAGTCTGCTCGGCGGACGCTACGTCGGGTTCGAAGACTGTGACGTCACGGTGATCGACAAGCTGACCTACGCCAGTGATCGGGCCAACCTGCCGGCCGCGCACCCCCGCCTGACGTTCGTCCGTGGGGACATCTGCGACCGGCAGTTGCTCGCCGACCTCGTGCCAGGGCATGACGCGGTCGTGCATTTCGCCGCCGAGTCGCACGTCGACCGGTCCATCGACGATCCGGCGCCGTTCTTCGAGACCAACGTGATGGGGTCGCACCACCTGATGTCCGCCTGCGCGCGTGGCGGTGTCAGCCGGGTCGTGCACGTCTCCACCGACGAGGTGTACGGCTCGATCAACGAGGGCTCCTGGAACGAGTCCTGCGTGCTGGAACCCAACTCCCCGTACGCGGCCTCCAAGGCGGCCAGCGACCACGTGGTCCGCTCCTACTGGCGCACGTACGACGTGGACGTCTCGATCACCCGCTGCGCCAACAACTACGGGCCGTACCAGCATGTGGAGAAGGTCATCCCGCGCTTCGTCACCAGCCTGCTCACCGGTCAGGACATCACCCTGCACGGCGACGGCAGCGCGGTGCGCGAGTGGCTGCACGTCGACGACCACTGTCGGGCCATCGCGCTGGTGCTGGCCAAGGGCCGCGCCGGCGAGGTCTACAACATCGGCGGCGACCTTGAGCTGACCAACCGTGCGCTCACCGAGCGGATCCTGCGGCTGGCCGGCGCGGGCTGGGACCGTGTCCGGCACGTGCCCGACCGCAAGGTGCAGGACCAGCGTTACTCGCTGGACTTCCGCAAGATCTCCGAGGAACTCGGCTTCGAGCCGCAGATCCGGTTCGAGGACGGGCTGACCGAGGTCTTCCACTGGTACCGGGAGAACCGCGCCTGGTGGACGCCCACCGCCACGGAGCCCCGCAGTGCGGCGCTGACCAGCTCGGTGCGCGGCGTTCCAGCCAGCCGGGCGCTGTCCGTCCAGGCACGCTGA